Proteins co-encoded in one Siniperca chuatsi isolate FFG_IHB_CAS linkage group LG11, ASM2008510v1, whole genome shotgun sequence genomic window:
- the LOC122884800 gene encoding transmembrane protein 121 — protein sequence MVPPPPTNKPHVCLSTILIMSSMALIDAYLVEQNHGPRKIGICIMVMVGDICFLIVLRYVAVWVGAEVRTAKRGYAMILWFLYIFVLEIKVYFVYQNYKADRKSLDALARKALTLLLSICIPVLFVVLVAIDHMEYVRAFKKREEIRNRLFWVVVDLLDILDIQANLWEPQKKGLPLWAEGLMFFYCYILLLVLPCVSLSEISMQGINIVPHKMLLYPILSLVTINIITLFIRGGNMILYRDARVSGILIGKNVLAIILKTCSFVQYRRQLQNASPAFGVELQKNSAHARPAPTPPQVVMQDQTPLPEVTTCEHT from the coding sequence ATGGTACCTCCACCTCCCACCAACAAGCCACACGTGTGCCTTTCCACCATCCTGATCATGAGCAGCATGGCGCTGATTGACGCCTACCTGGTGGAGCAGAACCACGGACCACGCAAGATTGGCATCTGCATCATGGTGATGGTGGGAGACATCTGCTTCCTAATTGTCTTGCGTTACGTGGCGGTGTGGGTGGGTGCTGAGGTACGCACAGCTAAACGAGGCTACGCCATGATCCTCTGGTTCCTTTATATCTTTGTGCTGGAGATCAAGGTCTACTTTGTGTATCAAAACTACAAGGCAGACAGGAAGAGCCTGGATGCTCTCGCAAGGAAAGCGTTGACGTTGCTGCTGTCCATTTGCATCCCAGTGCTGTTTGTGGTGCTGGTTGCTATCGACCACATGGAGTATGTTCGCGCCTTCAAGAAGCGTGAGGAGATCCGTAATCGCCTCTTCTGGGTGGTGGTGGACTTGCTGGACATACTGGACATCCAAGCCAACCTGTGGGAGCCTCAAAAGAAGGGGCTTCCCTTGTGGGCAGAGGGCCTGATGTTCTTCTACTGCTACATCCTGCTGCTCGTGCTGCCCTGCGTGTCCTTGAGCGAGATCAGCATGCAGGGCATCAACATCGTGCCCCACAAGATGCTCCTGTACCCCATCCTCAGCCTGGTCACCATCAACATCATCACCCTCTTCATCCGCGGGGGGAACATGATTCTGTACAGGGACGCCAGGGTATCCGGGATCCTGATAGGAAAGAACGTCCTGGCCATCATCCTAAAGACCTGCAGCTTTGTGCAGTACAGGAGACAATTGCAGAACGCTTCTCCGGCCTTCGGGGTGGAGCTGCAGAAAAACTCGGCCCACGCTCGCCCTGCCCCCACTCCTCCTCAAGTGGTCATGCAGGACCAGACGCCCCTCCCCGAGGTGACGACGTGCGAGCACACATGA